DNA sequence from the Penicillium psychrofluorescens genome assembly, chromosome: 3 genome:
aggaaagaaaaaaaaataatcAAATCAACGTTCTCGTGAAAATCTAGTTTATCCCATCTCGCTCTCGGTCCATTCTCCGTGCAGTGCCACCTGAAGTCAAAATGGATGCCCAACCGTTAACCACGCCCATCCAATCCTCACCGCAAAAGCTTCATACCGGCTCCGAAACCCGGTTTTTCTGCGAGTCGGATGACCGCAGCCATGCGGCGGGTTCGTGGTCAATCAAGCGACTCCTCAGCGCCCGTGGCAGTCGCCGGTATCGCGTGCTTGAGCGAGAGCCCA
Encoded proteins:
- a CDS encoding uncharacterized protein (ID:PFLUO_004847-T1.cds;~source:funannotate); protein product: MDAQPLTTPIQSSPQKLHTGSETRFFCESDDRSHAAGSWSIKRLLSARGSRRYRVLEREPNRLRKRASQ